GCGGCTTCTGCTGGTCCTGCGGCGGCGGCGCCTGCGCCTCCGGCACCGTCTTTTGGGGTTCGTCCGGTTCCGGCTGCCGTGAAGCCGCAGGCCGGGTCGGTGCGGGGGAGACCCGGGCCGCGCCGGTGGGTGACGCGGTGGGTGACTCCCGCAGGACGGTGCCGGAGTCGGCGTCCGCGTCGGAGTCGGAGATCGGCTCGGTGAGCGCGCCTCCGTGCCGTTCGCCCTCGGCCACCGGGGACGCGGCCGGCAGGGACGGCCCGATCGTGAAGGCCGTCGCGGACGGCGGCGTCACCTCCGGCTGCACCCACAGCAGGACCGCCGTCCAGGTGGTCAGCACCGCGGCCGCGATGGTGACCACCCTGGCGCGCCGCACCCACACGGGGGTGGACCCGCTGGTCGCGGCGGGTGCCGTGAGACAGGACCCGAGCACGTCGGCGACGAACTGAGCGCTCGGCCGCTCACCTGGGTCCTGCGACAGGCAGCGCCTGCACAGTTCCGCGACCTCGGCGGGAAGCCCGGGGACGCACGGCGCGGGCGGCGGCCCCGTCCTGTTCGCGTTCTCCAGGGCCTCCCAGGTCAGTTCGGGGTAGGGGAGCCTGCCGGTGAGCATCTCGAACAGCAGGACGCCGAGCGCGTACACGTCGACGGACGGGTGCACGGTCGTGCTGGTCAGCCGCTCGGGAGCCACGTACGGCGGCGTGCCGAAGTCGGCGAGCCGCTGGTCCACCTGCTCCCCGACGTACGCCGCGATGCCGAAGTCCAGCAGCTTGGCGCCTTCGGGGGACAGCAGGACGTTCTCCGCCGTGACGTCGCGGTGCACGATGCCGCGCTGGTGGGCCGCGGCGAGGACCAGGGCCACCCTGGTCGCGATCACCACGGCCTCCCGCCACGGCAGCGGGCCCTCGTCGATGCGCTCGGACAGCGGCCGTCCGTCCAGCAGCCGCATCACGACGTACGAGGCGAGCCGGCCACGTGTCGTGACCGTCTCGCCGTAGTCGTACACCTCGATGGCGTCCGGGTGGATCAGGCGTGCCGTCGCCCGCGCCTCACGCATGATGAGGTCACGGCCTTCGCTGTCGCCTCCCACGCTGCCGTCCAGCAACTTGATCGCGACGGTACGGTGCAGCGACTGGTCGAAAGCGCGCCAGATCGCCGACATGCCCCCCGAGGCGATGCGCTCCACGAGCCGGTAACGGCGCGTGAGCACATCGCCTTCCTGCACGCCCCCCGCATCAAGTTGATTCACGAACCACCAGCTCCGTGGGCAGTATCGGGTTGCCGTGCTGGACGTCCTCCTCGGAGGTGATCGACATGAGCAGCATCCTGGCCGTGAGCACAGCCATCTCCTCCACCGGCTGACGCACGGTGGTCAGGGTGGGGGAGGTGTGCCTGGCTAGCGGTGCGTCGTCGAAGCCGATCACGGCCACGTCGTCGGGGATCCGGCGACCGGCGCGCCGCAGCGCCTGCATGGCGCCTGCGGCCATCGGGTCCGAGGCGGCGAACACCGCGTCGAGGTGCGGTGACCGCTGTAGGAGCCACTGCATGGCGTGCGCGCCTGAGGCGTGCGTGAAGTCGCCGTACGCGACGGGGACCTCGTTGATGCCCGCCGCGTTGAGGGTGCGCAGGAAGCCGTCGAGACGGTCCCTGGCCCCCGGCAGCGTCGGCGGTCCGGCGATGACGGTGATCGCCCGCCTGTTGGTCAGCAGGAGGTGCTCGGCGGCCTGCCGGGCCCCGTCCCTGTTGTCCATGTCGACGAACGGCAGATCGATGCCGTCCGGCGGCCGGCCCGCGCTGCGGACCGCGATCCCCGACGCGGCGAGTGTGACCGCGAGGGGGTGCCTCTCCCTGGCGCCTGCGAGCAGGACACCGTCGAACGAGCCTGTGACCAGCGGTGGCGCGGCGATCGTGGAGGTGGCCGGGGTGGCGGTCATCACCACGAAGGGCACACCGTAACCGGTGAACACCTCGTCGGCTGCGGACAGGAGTCTCGCGTAGAAGGGTTCGGCGAACATGCGTTGCGTGTGTTCGCATACCACCGCCGCGACGAGCGCGTCCGAGCGCCGGGCGGAAGTGCCCCGTGGCGCGCGGTGCCGTACGTAACCCAGACGTGACATGGCGTCATGGACCTGGCGGCGGGTCGATGTGCTCACTCGGACAGACCCGGTGAGTACTCGTGATGCCGTGGCGGGGGAGACCCCTGCTTCGGCTGCTACCTGGGCAAGCGTGGGCTGGTCAGCCATCCGGCTTCCTCCGCTTTCAGAATAAATCGCGAAGGTGTGGGAGCGCTCCCACCACAATAACAGTGTTTCTTGCGTGTCAACAGATGTTTCCGGTAAATGTTCCACGCCGATCTGGAGGCGATGTTACGGACATATTCCATGCGAAGAAAGGTCCCTGTCAGACTTCGTGAACCGGAGACCTCTCCGCACCACACCTGCGTGGGACCGGTCCGCGGCATCGGCCCGACCGGCCTCCCTGCTCAGCCCTGTCCTTCACTCAACCGGTTGAGTACAATCCGGCCGGGGGCGTTGCAGATTCGTTACGCGATCGCGCGCTCGGGGCCCCGCTCCCGGAGCATCCCGAAGGCCTCGGCGATCAGTTCGTAGGACCGCAGGCGCGCCGGCCCGCCGTGCACCGAGGTCGTGATCATGAGTTCGTCGGCGCCGGTCCGCTCACGCAACGCCTCCAGGCCGGCGCGCACCGTGGCGGGATCGCCGTGCACGACATTGGAGAGCCAGTCCTCCACGAAGCCGCGCTCCACCTCGGAGTAGGGGTGGGCCTCGGCCTCCTCGGGGGTCGGCAGGGGTGCCGGCTGACCGCGCCGCAGCCGCAGCATGCCGAGCGCTCCGGTGAGAGCTCGCCGCCGCGCCTCGTGCGCGGTGTCCGCGGCCACCGCACCGACCCCGATCATGGCGTACGGCCGGTCGAGGACCGCCGACGGCCGGAACGACGAGCGGTACAGATCGAGCGCCGGGACGGTGTTGGCCGCGCTGAAGTGGTGAGCGAACGCGAACGGCAGGCCGAGGAGCCCGGACAGGCGCGCGCTGAAGCCGCTGGAGCCGAGCAGCCAGATCGGCGGACGGCCCGAGCCGGGGGCCGAGGCCTCACCGGGGACGGCCCTGATGCGCTCGTACGGGCTGCCGGCCGGGTGCGCGTCGTCGAGGAAGCCGATGAGATCGGTCAGCTGGCGCGGGAAGTCGTCGGCGTCCGGGGTCGCCTCACGGCGCAGCGCGCGTGCGGTCGCCTGGTCGGTGCCGGGAGCGCGGCCGAGACCGAGGTCGATGCGGCCCGGGTGCAGCGCGTGCAGCGTGCCGAACTGCTCGGCGACGACCAGCGGCGCGTGGTTCGGCAGCATCACCCCGCCGGAGCCGAGCCGGATCGTGGAGGTGTTCGCGCCGAGATGAGCGATGATGACGGCCGGTGAGGAGCTGGCGACACTCGGCATGCCGTGGTGCTCGGCCACCCAGAACCGGTGGTAGCCCCACTGCTCGGCCCGCCTGGCGAGCTCGGTGGAGGTCCGCAGCGCGTCGGCCGGCGTGTCGCCGGCCCCCACGGTGGCGAGGTCGAGCACGGACAGGGGTACGGTCGCCTCGCCTCGCGGGACACCACGGATCTCATCGGTCACCTTCGCGGCAACCGGGACCGGCCGGTCTCTATTCCGGCATACGCATCCGGCCGTCAGACGGCGGGCCGGTCGTCGGCCGGCGGGACGGTGGACAGCTCCACGGTGCAGAACGCGCAGCGGCGGGCCTCCACCGGGATGTCGCTCAGGCACTCGGGGCAGGTCTTCTCGGTGGTCTTCTTGTCGCGGTCGAAGAAGCCGATCACGCGCGTCATCGGCAGGATCACCAGCCAGTAGACGACCGCGGCGATGATGAGGAAGGTCAGCAGGTGGTTGACGAAGTCGCCGTACTTGAACACCGCGCCGTTGACGCTGAACGTGTACCGCGAGAAGTCCGGCTGCTTGCCCCCGGTCACCGCCGCGATCAACGGCGTGATCAGGTCCGCGACCAGCGCCTGGATCAGCCCGCTGAACGTCGCGCCGATCACGACGGCGACGGCGAGCTCCACGAGGTTGCCGCGCATCAGGAACTGCTTGAATCCGCTCAACGTCGTCTCCTAGGGGGGTGCGCGCGCCGTCGGCGCGACGGCGAGGGGGGTTTCGCGGGACCACCCGCGAAGTACCAGGCAAACATACCGATCCCCGGACCTCGCACGGACGTCTCCCGCCGCACACGGAGCCGAGCGAGGACGAGGTCGCCGGCGTTCCCGGCGCGGTGTCCTCTCCCGCGCCACACCGAGCCGAGCGCGGGCCATCTCCGCTGACACCCTTTACCTGGGTCCCTTACTCGGCTAAAGGCGCGGACCGCGACGGCCGTTGGCCTGCGACCACCCCCGCCGGGAAACCGCGTCCCGGTCCGGCGCTGTGACGCCGCGCGGTATTCCCTGCGCGCACCGGGAGAGGTATATACGGAAGACAGTGTCTTGTGTGGCTATCGTCATCGGCGGTGACGCACAGGGACGAACAAGGAAACAGAAGGTCAGCCCCTGACGGAAGCACACCCCGGACCCGTGCGTCGCGCCACACGGGCAGGGAGGCCGTACGGGACGGGGAGGGCGCGCGCGGGTAGGACGCGCGACCGCGCGGCATCGTGGGGATGATGCCGCGGTCACACCGGGCCGGTGGTGGGGACGCCGCGCTCCTGGCGACGGTCACGCGAAGGACCCAGAGAGGAAACGGTCCTCATGAACGTCGGCATCGCCGGCCTCGGAACGGGGTTGTGGCACGCGCTGCGCGAACGCGCGGTCACCCGGCACTGGGAGCTCAGCGACGCGCTGTTCGCCGAGATCGACGGATTCGCCTGGGTGCAGGGCTGGGCCATCGGCCGCCGGCGCACCCGCCACACCTACCGCGACCCGCGTTTCGACCGTGTGCTGGCCTGCCGTTCCTGCGCCGGAGACGGCGCCGTGGACGGCCGTGCGTGCCGGGTGTGCGAAGGCGCGGGCCTGATCAACTTCGTCGAGCCGCCACGTCGGCGCCGGTGAGAGCGAGGCGCGTCAGGCGCTGGTCCCCGGTGCGGGTACCGTAACGGATCAGGGGGCCGGCCGGGTGGACGGCGAGTTCCTCGTGGACGAGAGGAACCGCACGATGCCGGTGACGGGGCTGTGAAACTCGCACTCGGCTGCGCTCCGCCGCATGGTCGGGAGACCATGGGGCAAATCCCTATCCGGGTGGTGACATGATCGAAACTTGGCCCGGCGACCCCTATCCGCTCGGGGCGACATACGACG
The window above is part of the Sphaerisporangium rubeum genome. Proteins encoded here:
- a CDS encoding LacI family DNA-binding transcriptional regulator, encoding MADQPTLAQVAAEAGVSPATASRVLTGSVRVSTSTRRQVHDAMSRLGYVRHRAPRGTSARRSDALVAAVVCEHTQRMFAEPFYARLLSAADEVFTGYGVPFVVMTATPATSTIAAPPLVTGSFDGVLLAGARERHPLAVTLAASGIAVRSAGRPPDGIDLPFVDMDNRDGARQAAEHLLLTNRRAITVIAGPPTLPGARDRLDGFLRTLNAAGINEVPVAYGDFTHASGAHAMQWLLQRSPHLDAVFAASDPMAAGAMQALRRAGRRIPDDVAVIGFDDAPLARHTSPTLTTVRQPVEEMAVLTARMLLMSITSEEDVQHGNPILPTELVVREST
- a CDS encoding protein kinase domain-containing protein, whose product is MNQLDAGGVQEGDVLTRRYRLVERIASGGMSAIWRAFDQSLHRTVAIKLLDGSVGGDSEGRDLIMREARATARLIHPDAIEVYDYGETVTTRGRLASYVVMRLLDGRPLSERIDEGPLPWREAVVIATRVALVLAAAHQRGIVHRDVTAENVLLSPEGAKLLDFGIAAYVGEQVDQRLADFGTPPYVAPERLTSTTVHPSVDVYALGVLLFEMLTGRLPYPELTWEALENANRTGPPPAPCVPGLPAEVAELCRRCLSQDPGERPSAQFVADVLGSCLTAPAATSGSTPVWVRRARVVTIAAAVLTTWTAVLLWVQPEVTPPSATAFTIGPSLPAASPVAEGERHGGALTEPISDSDADADSGTVLRESPTASPTGAARVSPAPTRPAASRQPEPDEPQKTVPEAQAPPPQDQQKPQSDPAPRDDQKPQDQQKPPAGDGVSASAPTLTQAVAGFDTAVSAGEAAGDIRPDVALDLRNVVHNLIRSEGDPSDGLARIRVKLVEREREGGLTSQVRQDLDQRLTLIGAALKAA
- a CDS encoding MsnO8 family LLM class oxidoreductase → MTDEIRGVPRGEATVPLSVLDLATVGAGDTPADALRTSTELARRAEQWGYHRFWVAEHHGMPSVASSSPAVIIAHLGANTSTIRLGSGGVMLPNHAPLVVAEQFGTLHALHPGRIDLGLGRAPGTDQATARALRREATPDADDFPRQLTDLIGFLDDAHPAGSPYERIRAVPGEASAPGSGRPPIWLLGSSGFSARLSGLLGLPFAFAHHFSAANTVPALDLYRSSFRPSAVLDRPYAMIGVGAVAADTAHEARRRALTGALGMLRLRRGQPAPLPTPEEAEAHPYSEVERGFVEDWLSNVVHGDPATVRAGLEALRERTGADELMITTSVHGGPARLRSYELIAEAFGMLRERGPERAIA
- the mscL gene encoding large conductance mechanosensitive channel protein MscL → MSGFKQFLMRGNLVELAVAVVIGATFSGLIQALVADLITPLIAAVTGGKQPDFSRYTFSVNGAVFKYGDFVNHLLTFLIIAAVVYWLVILPMTRVIGFFDRDKKTTEKTCPECLSDIPVEARRCAFCTVELSTVPPADDRPAV